The bacterium genome includes a window with the following:
- a CDS encoding polyisoprenoid-binding protein → MSRVIYRNRSVLALLLAVALVASLAPNAVASAASENANWGTDAAHTEINFSIKHFFTPVTGSFEDYEIDLDYNAENPEQSTVEARIKVASVNTGNEKRDNHLRTADWFEAEAYPYMTFKSTSVRQAGDNQLIASGPLTIKGQSREVELPITLLGKQMIPEQMQQMLGGTKEVASFKASTAIDRGDFGVGTGNWAATMVVGGEVDIEILLEAHNK, encoded by the coding sequence ATGTCACGAGTCATCTATCGCAACCGCTCGGTTCTGGCCTTGCTTCTCGCAGTGGCGCTCGTCGCCTCGCTGGCGCCGAATGCGGTCGCATCCGCCGCCTCGGAGAACGCGAACTGGGGCACGGACGCCGCTCACACCGAGATCAACTTCTCGATCAAGCACTTCTTCACGCCGGTTACCGGCAGCTTCGAGGACTACGAGATCGACCTCGACTACAACGCCGAGAATCCGGAGCAGAGCACGGTCGAGGCCCGCATCAAGGTCGCGAGCGTCAACACCGGCAACGAGAAGCGGGACAACCACCTTCGAACCGCCGACTGGTTCGAGGCCGAGGCCTACCCCTACATGACGTTCAAGAGCACCTCGGTCCGCCAAGCAGGTGACAACCAGCTGATCGCCTCTGGCCCGTTGACGATCAAGGGCCAATCGCGTGAGGTCGAGCTTCCGATCACCCTCCTCGGCAAGCAGATGATCCCGGAGCAGATGCAACAGATGCTGGGCGGCACTAAAGAAGTTGCCAGCTTCAAGGCATCGACCGCCATCGATCGCGGCGATTTCGGCGTCGGTACCGGCAACTGGGCCGCGACCATGGTCGTCGGCGGCGAAGTCGATATCGAGATTCTGCTCGAAGCCCACAACAAGTAG
- a CDS encoding mercuric reductase: MKFHNLEELQPLDHHNLRLAANVRPEDWSNPEPRGRYNLVVIGAGTAGLVAAAGAAGLGARVALVERKLLGGDCLNVGCVPSKALIRSAHSAAEVRDATRYGIRVRGEVDVDFPAVMERMRRLRADISPHDSAARFTELGIDVFLGKARFEEKGVVTVGNTELRYAKAVIATGGRAAAPPIPGLDKVPYLTNETVFSLTELPRRLGVIGAGPIGCELAQAFARFGSEVFLVEAEHGVLPREDPDAAALVRTELERDGVQVLCCGRGLRLKEQDDGIHLQVASHGGDYDVAVDRLLVAAGRRPNLEGLNLEAVGVAFDSTGVTVDDRLRTTNRRIHAAGDVCSAFKFTHAADAMARIVIQNALFFGRSKVSALKIPWATYTMPEVGHVGLYESEAKERGIAIDTFRVDMSGVDRAILDGDDQGFLKVHVRKGTGRILGATVVARNGGDLISEITLAMVAGKGLDTLARTIHPYPTQAEVIKRAGDAYNRTRLTPRVGRLFEKILAWRR, encoded by the coding sequence ATGAAGTTCCACAACCTCGAAGAACTCCAGCCCCTCGACCATCACAACCTCCGTCTGGCCGCGAACGTCAGGCCCGAAGACTGGTCGAACCCCGAACCGCGAGGCCGCTACAACCTGGTTGTCATCGGCGCGGGCACGGCGGGCCTGGTAGCGGCCGCCGGCGCGGCCGGGCTCGGCGCACGGGTGGCACTTGTCGAGCGCAAACTTCTGGGCGGTGACTGCCTGAATGTCGGCTGCGTGCCTTCGAAGGCCCTGATTCGATCGGCCCATAGCGCCGCCGAAGTCAGAGACGCCACTCGGTACGGGATCCGAGTTCGCGGAGAAGTCGACGTCGACTTCCCGGCTGTGATGGAGCGCATGCGCCGGCTCCGCGCCGACATCAGCCCCCACGACTCGGCGGCCAGGTTCACCGAGCTCGGGATAGACGTCTTCCTGGGCAAGGCGCGTTTTGAAGAGAAGGGAGTCGTCACTGTCGGAAACACCGAGCTTCGCTACGCGAAGGCGGTGATCGCGACCGGAGGCCGGGCCGCGGCGCCACCGATCCCGGGTTTGGACAAGGTCCCCTATCTCACCAACGAGACCGTCTTCTCCCTGACCGAGCTTCCTCGTCGCCTGGGCGTCATCGGCGCCGGCCCCATCGGCTGCGAGCTAGCCCAGGCTTTCGCCCGTTTCGGATCCGAGGTCTTCCTGGTCGAGGCCGAGCATGGCGTTCTGCCGCGCGAGGATCCGGACGCCGCGGCCCTCGTGCGGACCGAGCTCGAGCGCGACGGCGTGCAGGTCCTGTGCTGCGGGCGTGGACTTCGCTTGAAGGAGCAGGACGACGGCATTCACCTCCAAGTCGCCAGCCACGGCGGCGACTATGACGTCGCGGTCGATCGCCTGCTGGTGGCCGCGGGGCGGAGGCCCAATCTCGAGGGACTCAATCTCGAAGCGGTCGGTGTCGCGTTCGACAGCACGGGCGTGACGGTCGACGATCGCCTGCGCACGACCAACCGCCGCATCCACGCCGCCGGGGATGTCTGCTCCGCGTTCAAGTTCACTCACGCGGCCGATGCGATGGCCCGGATCGTCATACAGAACGCCCTTTTCTTCGGTCGCTCGAAAGTGAGCGCCTTGAAGATCCCCTGGGCGACCTACACGATGCCTGAGGTGGGGCACGTGGGCCTCTACGAGAGCGAAGCCAAGGAGCGTGGGATCGCCATCGACACTTTCCGTGTGGACATGAGCGGTGTCGATCGGGCCATCCTGGACGGAGACGACCAGGGGTTTCTCAAGGTGCACGTCAGGAAGGGCACCGGCCGGATCCTCGGGGCAACCGTCGTTGCCCGCAACGGGGGCGATCTGATCTCCGAGATCACCTTGGCCATGGTCGCCGGCAAGGGCCTCGACACCTTGGCTCGGACGATTCACCCCTACCCGACCCAGGCGGAGGTCATCAAGAGAGCCGGCGACGCCTACAACCGCACACGGCTGACCCCTCGTGTCGGCCGGCTTTTCGAGAAGATCCTGGCCTGGCGCCGCTAG
- a CDS encoding sigma-70 family RNA polymerase sigma factor, with product MSESRLLGDPDLPERIRERDRDALATVVDAYLDQIVRAARGAGLNQHQAEEVAQNTFATFIETAHRFEGRSHVRTWIFGILYRKLQEARRGFAKDRRLDDIDEVFEGRFDNNQSWSRPPKGPEDELFAKEAHREIGDCLEAVPDRQRMAFVLREIEGHSTQEICKILEVSATNIGVMLFRARNRLRECLETKWENA from the coding sequence ATGTCTGAATCTCGTCTTCTGGGCGACCCCGACCTCCCCGAGCGGATTCGCGAGCGGGACCGCGACGCCCTAGCCACCGTCGTCGACGCCTATCTCGACCAGATCGTCCGCGCCGCGCGCGGCGCCGGACTCAACCAGCACCAGGCCGAGGAAGTCGCCCAGAACACATTCGCCACGTTCATTGAGACCGCGCATCGATTCGAAGGACGCTCCCACGTCCGTACCTGGATCTTCGGGATTCTCTACCGCAAGCTCCAGGAAGCTCGCCGCGGCTTCGCCAAGGACCGCCGACTGGACGACATCGACGAGGTGTTCGAGGGCCGATTTGACAACAACCAAAGCTGGAGCCGGCCGCCAAAAGGCCCGGAGGATGAGCTGTTCGCCAAAGAGGCTCACCGCGAGATTGGCGACTGCCTCGAGGCAGTGCCCGATCGACAGCGCATGGCATTCGTACTGCGGGAGATCGAAGGACACTCGACCCAGGAGATCTGTAAGATTCTCGAGGTTTCCGCCACTAACATAGGAGTCATGCTGTTTCGAGCCCGCAATCGGCTCCGAGAATGTCTGGAAACCAAGTGGGAGAACGCCTGA